Proteins from a genomic interval of Blastocatellia bacterium:
- the rplJ gene encoding 50S ribosomal protein L10: MKTRQQRQAELEWLAQVFRETPTIVLLSTQGLTVAKDWELRRRLEKANARFRVVKNTLARLAARGTPVERLSEHFRGMTAIALSKDDPVALVRTLTEFAKENAQVQFKAALVEGTVVEAPKIPALATLPSRAELMSQVMFLVQAPTRALMAAINGVARNLVVVLSQIRDQKQEAGS, translated from the coding sequence ATGAAGACGCGGCAACAGCGACAAGCGGAGTTGGAGTGGCTCGCGCAGGTGTTCCGCGAGACGCCGACGATCGTCCTGTTGAGCACGCAGGGGTTGACGGTCGCCAAGGATTGGGAACTGCGGCGACGCTTGGAGAAGGCGAATGCCCGCTTCCGCGTCGTGAAGAACACGTTAGCGCGGCTGGCAGCGCGAGGGACACCCGTGGAGCGGCTCAGCGAGCATTTTCGTGGGATGACGGCCATCGCGCTCAGCAAGGACGATCCGGTGGCTCTTGTCCGCACGCTCACCGAGTTCGCGAAGGAGAACGCACAGGTGCAGTTCAAGGCGGCGTTGGTGGAGGGGACCGTGGTCGAGGCGCCGAAGATTCCGGCCCTGGCCACCTTGCCTTCCCGGGCGGAGTTGATGAGCCAGGTGATGTTCCTCGTTCAAGCGCCGACGCGCGCCTTGATGGCGGCGATCAATGGCGTGGCCCGAAATCTTGTGGTCGTGCTCAGCCAGATTCGGGACCAGAAACAGGAGGCCGGTTCGTGA